One window of Sulfurospirillum sp. 1612 genomic DNA carries:
- the panB gene encoding 3-methyl-2-oxobutanoate hydroxymethyltransferase — translation MKTITSIKASKSQTPLVMITAYDALFASIFDKKVDMILVGDSLNMSFNKAADTLSATMDIMIYHTKAVCAGAKDTFIICDMPFGTYTDAKTALKNASRVYQESGAHAVKIEGGKERAAIIKALTDNSIAVMGHIGLMPQFVRSEGGYKVKGRKEEEIKKLIEDAKAVEEAGAFCLVIEGVIASVAEEISRSITIPTIGIGAGSGTDGQVLVWSDAFGFFNEFQPKFVKRYLDGHRLIEEALDAYVQEVKTRKFPAEEHTY, via the coding sequence ATGAAAACCATAACATCCATAAAAGCATCAAAGTCCCAAACTCCCCTTGTCATGATTACAGCATATGATGCACTTTTTGCTTCAATATTTGATAAAAAAGTCGACATGATTTTAGTCGGAGATAGTTTAAATATGAGCTTCAACAAAGCAGCCGATACCCTCAGCGCTACGATGGATATCATGATCTATCATACCAAAGCAGTCTGTGCGGGGGCCAAAGATACCTTTATCATCTGCGATATGCCTTTTGGTACGTATACCGATGCTAAAACTGCGCTAAAAAATGCTTCCCGTGTCTATCAAGAGAGTGGTGCTCATGCTGTGAAAATCGAAGGAGGCAAAGAGCGTGCCGCCATCATCAAAGCCCTCACGGATAACTCAATCGCTGTTATGGGGCATATTGGATTGATGCCACAATTTGTTAGAAGCGAGGGAGGCTATAAAGTCAAAGGGCGCAAAGAAGAGGAAATCAAAAAACTCATAGAAGATGCCAAAGCCGTAGAAGAAGCCGGTGCCTTTTGCCTCGTCATTGAGGGGGTTATCGCCTCTGTTGCTGAAGAAATCAGTCGTAGTATCACGATTCCGACTATTGGCATAGGTGCGGGTTCTGGTACCGATGGCCAAGTGTTAGTATGGAGTGATGCTTTTGGTTTTTTCAATGAATTTCAACCCAAATTTGTCAAACGCTATCTTGATGGACATCGCCTCATCGAAGAAGCGCTTGATGCTTATGTCCAAGAGGTCAAAACCCGAAAATTCCCAGCAGAAGAGCATACATACTAA
- a CDS encoding Hpt domain-containing protein — MGLYSQLELDFDIDIVDDFINHYSIMCENMEPLIINLSKSEYYEDNIKELFRIFHNLKSAGSFLKLDPIVKLASLCEDVTEEARVLKGPASEAFVDWLLLVSDQFNIYRKDVEHDAEYFSLFNPLIIKVPLTLEVS; from the coding sequence ATGGGTTTGTATTCGCAGTTGGAATTGGATTTTGATATTGATATTGTCGATGATTTTATCAATCACTATTCTATCATGTGCGAAAATATGGAACCCTTGATTATTAATCTCTCAAAATCAGAATATTATGAAGACAACATCAAAGAATTATTTCGGATATTTCACAACTTAAAATCAGCAGGGAGTTTTCTGAAGCTTGACCCGATTGTCAAACTCGCTTCATTGTGCGAAGATGTCACAGAAGAAGCACGTGTTTTAAAGGGGCCAGCAAGTGAAGCATTTGTCGATTGGTTGTTGCTTGTGAGTGATCAATTTAATATTTACCGAAAAGATGTCGAACACGATGCAGAATATTTTAGCCTGTTTAATCCACTTATTATTAAAGTGCCCTTAACATTGGAAGTATCATGA